Part of the Quercus lobata isolate SW786 chromosome 6, ValleyOak3.0 Primary Assembly, whole genome shotgun sequence genome, AGTACTCAAACGGGTACTTAATTGTACTTTATCAAGAAtttagtttaattaattttcatgaGAGCTTTGAACCTGTGCCAATGAATAGGCCCATGAAGAGTACATTCCTGCAAATCTTTCTCGGTACAAAACAGTCCGCTCTGTTGCAACGATAGGCAGAACCGTTGAGCAATTGTTTATGCCAAAGAAGACAACTGCAGTGAACATTGAACCAAGGACATTGAAGATGTCCTGCTGGGTGTTTCTaccaaaaagagaaacaaagtgTCAAGTCAGTTATTTCACAATGATTTCCTACTTCGGCTTCATATTGTAGCAAAGTAGAgcataaatttatatactaaaaacaaaaaagattgaGAATCATACTCTTCATCATCACCCAGGAAAAAGTCAATAGTATGATAAAGGTTGTAAAATATTCATAAGAATTATGTAATGCATCAATGAAGTAACTTAGATTATAGCTTGCAATGAGCAAGGGCTGATAAAGGAGTGGGAAGCAGATTTAGTTTCTGAGTGGACTTGGATCAATTTTATATTGTTCAAATGGTGTATGAAAACATAAATGCAATTGTCCCAACTAacattttctctcctctcttccaGAACAGTATTCCAAACAGAAGAGACGAGGCAGACAGCAAAATAAAGCGCATCAAATTGTATGAAGGACTTCGCCAATAGGACAAGTGTTGCTTCCATAAGCACGCTTTGAACTGCTCCCAACCAGTTTGTGGAAAGCGGGTAGGAAAATGCAATTCCCTTGAACCAGTGGATGGTGAACTCAATTGCTTAACCAACTCTTTGTTTTGCCTACAGTCAGAAAAGCAAGATTCATATTTTAGACAAGCTCtaaaatttttgtatcaaataaattttatgaaaaaattgtatacattgttaaaaaataaataaataaatataattcttATCTATAGTATCCATTGATCATGATTTATGTTCTTTGCAAAGAATGCAGTATACTCTACATAAACAATTGTAGACACATATACATGTAAACATGCTACCCAATAAGGACGCATCAAGAAACTCGGTATGGTAGGTGACAGCGATAAAGTCGCTTTTATGCAGTGGCTTATAAAATGGTGTACTTACTCATATAAGGTGGACCCCCTATAAATTTGTGCAAAATCTACACCAAGTTCAGCTTCAGCAGATTTTGAAGTAACTTCTAGCATCCATGTTGCTGGATTATAATTGTCTTTAATAGCAGGCACCCCAGGGATAATCTACAGAAAAATTGCCATGGAGAAGAATCCGGACTAATTTTGTCACAGGTATGATATTGTATTTGATTGACAACAATAAAAGATTAACATGAAATATAAAAGTTGCATAATTAACTGACCTCAAAGTACTCAATAACCTGACTTGAGTGCTGCCCTAGTGagccaaaataaattatgtggCCTCCATTTTTCATTAGAACCAACTGCAGTATAGTTAGACTTAGATATGAATCAATGTTATCACATCACATCGATATTAAATTATTCATAAggatgataaaaaataaaataaaataaatcaacatGATCATATTTTCTGAAACagcaaatagttttttttttttttgggttggggtgggggggggggggggggtgagggAAGTAAAACTGAACATATAAATGTAAATTGGTaaagattaaataaatataactgGATTAAACTTAGAATATTGAATTGTAAGATCCCAATCTTTGAAGATAGTAAAACCTCTTTATAAGAATTCTCACCAAAAGAGTTCAAAGGATGCAAGATCATGCATAACACGTCACTTTGGAAAGAGATGTACACTAACAATGAAACAGTGAGTTATCTGTCCGTGAATAATGCAAGTAGCACACCTGCAAATCTTCAATCTTACTGAACAAGCTTGGATGAGTATATCAACTTGTTTTTGTGCACTCCTCTTAACAAGATGTGAAAATTGCACCAAATGGGAATTAGGTCAAAgtgtcataaaaaataaaaaaggattaaCTCTTCCAAGCTGAGATGAAACTTAAAGAAGATTATCATCTATAAAAAAGGATTAATTTCTTTGTTCTTATAATATGAAGATATTTCAAGCAATtatgtaaaacatttttttgaCCGTTACAATGAGGGAGGGGGAATTTGAACCCTGGATGTCTCCATTGAAAATATCAAGAGGTGATaactagttgagctacaagactcttggcaaGCAATTATGTAAAACATGGGACATATACAACTAAAccataaataatttatatacaAGTTATACCAAGGGAAGCATGTTATGAAACATATTCAAATTTCCTCACTTCATTGCATTATGAAACTAGGTTATGAACATTATTTTACCTCATCAAATGCCTCAAAGATATCAATACTTGGTTGGTGGATCGTGCACACAACTGTTCGTCCTGTTTCAACAATATTCTTGACTGCTCTCATAACAATTGCAGCTGCCCTTGCATCTAAACCTGAAGTTGGTTCGTCCATGAATATGATAGAAGGATTGGCCACAAGCTCCACAGCTATAGTCAGCCGTTTACGCTGCTCAGTTGATAAACCACTAACACCTGGAATTCCTACTAAAGAATCCTTGATCCCATCAAGCTCAATAGTTTCAAGTACTTCATTTATGAATTCCTGGGGGAAATTGCAAAAAGAAATTTCAGTGAAATTCATTTAAATGAACAATTCTGAGACAAAATATTtgattatgcagaaaaacagATACCATACTGCTTTAGTATATGAATCAATCTGAGATGAGAGCCGCAGCCAAGCAGAATATACCACTGATTCTTCTACAGTAATTTGTGGAGAATGTATATCTGTTTGCTCACAGTAACCCGATATCCTAGCAAATGTGTCTTGAACCTTTGGGTGCCCACCAATTCTAATCTCTCCTTCAATGGTACCACTGGTTTTCCTTCCAGAAAGAACATCCATAAGAGTTGTTTTCCCTGCTCCACTGACACCCATCAAAGCTGTCAGAATGCCTGGTCTGAATGCACCTGTAATGTCAGAAAGAAGCTGGAGCTTTTTCTGCATAAAACCATGCCTTCGCATTTCCTGAGAACAAAATGAtgtcaaaataatttatttcagTTTAGATAGCTCTCACTCCTAGTCCTTGTATTTTATAACTAAGGATATGTAGTAAAACTAGCTCTATTAGAATTACCAAAGGGGTATCAACATAATACTGCATGTCATGAAATGTTACAGTTAAGGGCTCAAAAGGTAGAATCATCCTTCCTGAAAATTTGAGGaacaacaaaatttcataaatgtGGAAAAACATATCTTAACTTGACAGAAGATGTAGAATGAACTTACTGATCTAATATTATATAGAATAAAATGGAATAATCAGGACAAAAAGACTTTCTCACCCTTTCTAGGTTCTAAAGTAGTTTTAGGAGAAGCACCAGTTGGTGTCTGGTCTCTACTTAAATTGCTGTGGCTGTCTTTTTTTCCTTGAAGTTGAGAGTGCTTTTCATAAGAAATAAGAGCATGAGACTTTCCTGGAGCTGAATGTAAATTGAAGTGAAAGTTAACATACATGCTagaatattttgtttcttttagtgTCCACGTAAGCAAAGGAGATGCTCTTACACTTTAAGAAAGTTAATGCCAAGGTAAAACCAACATTAAATAGTACTGTGAACCCAGTTAAGGCAGCGATTgatatccaataaaaataacCGTCAAAGTTTAATCCATGACTTTCTAGTGCTTGTTGCCCAAGAGTAGTGTTTACAGACAGATtctgtgaaaaagaaaaaggagcaaagaATCAGTAGTTGATGGATGAACAGCTTCACATATTTGTAAGAAAAGTATAATAGGGTTTACTTTTTTGCAGGTTTCCAATTTGAATAGGAAAAGCCTCATTCAAAAAGAATGAGGAAAATGAAAGGGAAAGTCTTTAGAATGCTAAAAAAAGGATACCCTTTTAAGAATTTATtagtattttcctttcctttaccTTGCTCTTTCAAACATCCGAAGGGAGTTTTAAGAGAAAATATTTACAGGGAAACTTTCCCAAGAAAAAGGCAGAACTTCATGGTTTTCATTATTACAATAAAATGAAGCCAAACAGGAAAACTTCAATTGCAAAAAGTTCTTCCAAGAAGAACTTTCCATGAAATCAAACAAATACATGTAAACCaaatgaaaatcataaaatttgagCATTGTAACTGTCCTATtggcccaaccaaaaaaattgcatcactcttgcatttttttttctttttttcttggttatTAGCACAACAATGAAAGTGATTAAATTTCACCTTTTCCCATCGAGGAGAAAGGAATTCATTCACAGTGAGGCCTATCTCCCCATATGACAAAGGAGAAATCCAAAATCCCCACTCCAACCAAGCAGGCATAGAGGCTGCAACCAAAAATATGCTAAGCACAACCATCTGAATAAATTTCATTGGCTTGAATATGAGAAAAGGTAAGAAAAATCTTACATTTTGGGATAACAAAGCCaccaaataataaaacaactattATGGACAGGCTACCAGCTGTCATAGAAGCAACCACAGTTTGGAAGAGTGAGGCAATAAATCTGAACATGGATATTGACATTAGATGCACAGTCAAGAGTAGAAGGAACTGGCGGAAGAACCTAAGAAACATGGATAAACAGATGTAAAAATTGAGATAattatgaataataaaaaattatactaaagaGTATCTAATAAGAAGAAACAGCAGCACTCACCATCTACATCTTGTTCTCAACCAGAaacatatttaatattcaatGAACAACCTAGGAGAAAGCAAAAGCCACCATAGAATGTTGTCTAGGTATAAGATCTCATACATCAATATTAACAAGCATATAGTAGCATTCCAAGTgatacaaatatattattcataaTTATCTAAGTTTCTTAAAAACTTCTAGTAGCTTTACTGAACCTACAAGCATGGAAgtaatcatataaatttttgcCCTCAATTTAACAGTATATCGCTCAAGATTTCATCTCAGACAGAATGgaacatttctttcttttttgatagatgAACTTTTCATCTAGATCTCACCTTCCAACCTCAGGGCTGTACCCAATGACATAGTATGTAAGAGCTGTCCAGACAAAAGCTTCCAAGAATGATAACGGAACTTTTAGGATGGCAGAAGGAATTGCATAAGCCCAAGCAGGATAAAAGAACAAATCTTTTTGTTTGTAGAAAACTGCAAGTCTTGAGACAGTCATGGGAAGTTCTGGAAATCCATCAACAAGAAGAATGAGGAGCGCATAGAATAATGACCCCATATAATAATTTGCATGGGTTGAGTCAACGGCCATTTCAGTTCGAAGGAAAACAGTCATTGTTATTGAAGCAATGATGACTAACTGCAGGTAGAAgaataccaaaataaaaataaaaaatttgaataagagGGGTCAGAGTGGAAGCTAAATAAAATTGACAGAGAAACATTCAAACAAAAAGAGCTACCTGTGTTGATTTGAacacataaataaaagaattccTTCTCATGAGAAGAAATTCCCTCCTTGTACAAGCTTTAAAAAGTCCCCATTTAGTTAATGAGTATGGTCTAGAGGATAGAGCGTTCCTGTGGCTGTGAGACTTATCAAATGGCTTAGAGAGCTCCTCATCTAACTTGTGGCTGAGATGGGAATCTTTGAATATTTTAGCAAACTGATCAACAGAAACATAACTGTAGAGTTGATCTGTTTTGTGCCAATACTGTGCTTGATCTTTACTAGAGATAACCTGAAGCAAAAGAATATAGAAACCAGTTACGATTGTATGACGAGAAATAGTTGGATATGCAAATATGAACGACAAATCTACCTCCTGAAGGAAGTCAGCAGCACTTTTCCTGTCTGGACACTTAAACCCACAATCCTCAAAGAATTTGAGAACACAAGTGCGTGGACCATGATACACAATCTTCCCTTCTGCCATCAAGATAATGTCATCAAAGAGATCAAAGGTCTCTGGTGCAGGCTGAAGAAGTGAAATCAATGCAGTGGCGTCAATGATATGTGCCAAGTGCTGAAGGCAAGAAACAATCTGGAAAGTGGTGGAACTGTCTAAGCCATTTGATATTTCATCCATAAATAGGGCTTTTGTTGGTCCCACAATCATCTCACCTAGataatacaaaatatatcaaCAATCATATTGATTCAATCCCTTGAAATTTAAAAGCACAACTTATTCAGGAAtagaatattatatataacattattttaagCCTATGCTACAAAGATTCATCATCTACAAACTTTGCATAATCTCCACACTACCTATGGTCAACCTTTTCTTTTGACCACCAGATATGCCTCTTCTTACATGATCTCCAACCAAAGTGTCTGAGCAGATATCGATACCAAGGATCTGTAAGACACATTAatacggaaaaaaaaaaggattgagAGTGGTTCTTAAAAAAAGAGATGCAGACATGATATTGAGCTCTGCACAAGCAACCTAGAAAACTATACCTTTAGGATGTAGTCTGTCTGAAGGGAAGTCTTCAAACCCTTAACTGATACTGCCTGAACCATTGGAATAGAGAACAttgaatttatcattttaaggatataaaaataaataaattacatgcTGTATGAATGCCGCATTGATTAGCTTACTAAAATAAACTTCTTATTGTATAAATGTTTTCTGTAATGATGATCTAACTGAGTCCAACCTTACTTAGAGCTGAATAGCAAAAATGGATTTATGTAGCCAACCCCTAGGAATCAGGATCTAAGGCTGTCTTTGAGGACAATAGAGAGGAAACAAAACTTCTAACTTATGGTTTCCCTCTTAAGCATTTGAAATATTTACTTAATTTACTTTCCTTTCATtctttcaaggaaaaaaatgaaCGGGATAAACTGTACTCTTACATATGAAAGAAACAAACTTGTTCAACCACATCAATGTCCAATAAGTTATTTCTGCTTAATATTTTGGCTTTGCTGAAGTTGTGAAAGCGTGGTGAGAAGCTATGTATACATGATGAGGAAGTTTTATGTATGCTATATGGTACCTTCATGTAAGCATCTACATCAGGATCTGGGATAATCTCTTCCTGCTTCTCCCTTTGTGTGACTTCCATGATAATGTCTTTCATGCATAAATAAAAACTACTCATCAATATCAATTTGAAACCTGCTTGATAAAAATCCTGCATTAAAATCACCATTTTTGCTCAGCCAAGGAGTTCTCACCAACTCGGCTTCCTACACCCTGACAGCATGCAGAGAAATCAAGTGTTTCCCTTACAGTCATCTCTGGAATATGCAGGTCATGTTGGCTTACGTATGCCGCCGTTTTCTGAGGAACAAATTCTTCCAGCAAATAGCCATTGTAAGATATTTCCCCACTAACCTGATCAAAGAAAAACCatgaaaaaagtcaaaataaaatttaaaggcACACAGATCTGAGATAATGCTGTAAGTGTTAATACTGATGTAGATAGAAAGAACAGAAAGAGTTTCAAACAGCCCAATAatgacattttattttgtttacacGTAGGTTGTTAAGAATGCATTAGTTCAAGAAGAATTTAAAGATGCAATTCATATTGCATACTGATCAAGTGAAAACAAGTATAAAGTAACTGAATAGTCTAGTGCATATAATCATGTTTTTATAGGATCTGATGTAAACACCAATTATTTGAATGCAATTTCCTTCGACAGTTCAGGATGAATTATTATGAGATAGCTTGAATGAGTCTTTAAAAGTTCAAAAGCTATTTTATTGAGCTCCAATTCTCTAAAGAAAGCCAATGTATTGTTTTTCTAGGACCTTGCAAAGGTCTCAAAAAGATTTAAAGACTGAACCTTTAGAGAATGACTTAGCTTTCCTGACAGAGCCAACAATAGTGTAGTTTTGCCACATCCTGGAGGGCCAAGCAATAAAGTCATCCTGCAGCAAAGACAAGCCAAAGTTAGTCAACTTTCACCTTTCTTAAACTTCTATTCTTTCCTTCCTAAGGAGCACCAAAAAAGTGATAATGTGAAACTCTTCCATTTTTCACTCCATAGGAATTTTTTAGAAGGTATGTGAACCGATTGGAGGAAGATATCAGTCAGTGATAAGGAATATAAGAAATCAGCTGATCTCTTTTAAGGACAGATAGTAAAATGTGTGATACATGCAATAGGTACAACTGATTAATTCTGCAATCAGTAGCTTTGTACTGAGGTCTCGAGAATGTGGGTCAATTACAATCTCAAAAAGTGAAAGCATCCCTCCAGATTGTGACTTCCATTAACTTTGGaagtttatataataaaatctataaatagACCAAAATCATTGGCTACAATAATCAGCATGCATAAGCCAGAGATATCATATGGACTAACTAAACTGTAGAAGTACCTATATGTTTCTTTTCATGGAGAGTAGAACTCATGGCTTTGTTCATCACCTTTTTGTGTGTATTATCAGCAAATTGGACAAAATCTAATTTGAAAGGATATTTGACCCAAACTAAATCATGTCATGTTTAAATCTGAAGGAGTCATATATATCCATATTTTCAAACTTACTGCAACAAACAGAGCTTTAGAAACATAGTCTTTTGTAACTGAAATTTAAAAAGTCTATTTCATTACCAAAAAGAAATATGAACTCATGGAAGTTTGAATATCCCCTTCATCGTCCCCTTGGGGCCAATAGttacttctcaaaaagaaaaaagaaatatgaatTCATGGACAATATCCTTTCAATtagtgaaagttttttttttttttttttttttttgagtgctAAATTTTGCTAAATACCTTCCGGG contains:
- the LOC115994393 gene encoding pleiotropic drug resistance protein 3-like; protein product: MYTAFLCPINASSFGICLLADVAYPIMAQLGGPGEIEALQVELAEIGRSIRSSFRSHALSFGSSSAVKSEHDIDDNDEYELQWASIQRLPTFERITSALFDVYGSTGADEDAKGKHMVDVTKLGAQERHIFVEKLIKHIENDNLRLLQKLRRRIDKVGVKLPTVEVRYENLCVDAECEVVHGKPLPTLWNTLKSTISGLAKLPGSKTQQAKISIIKDVSGIIKPGRMTLLLGPPGCGKTTLLLALSGKLSHSLKVSGEISYNGYLLEEFVPQKTAAYVSQHDLHIPEMTVRETLDFSACCQGVGSRVDIIMEVTQREKQEEIIPDPDVDAYMKAVSVKGLKTSLQTDYILKILGIDICSDTLVGDHVRRGISGGQKKRLTIGEMIVGPTKALFMDEISNGLDSSTTFQIVSCLQHLAHIIDATALISLLQPAPETFDLFDDIILMAEGKIVYHGPRTCVLKFFEDCGFKCPDRKSAADFLQEVISSKDQAQYWHKTDQLYSYVSVDQFAKIFKDSHLSHKLDEELSKPFDKSHSHRNALSSRPYSLTKWGLFKACTRREFLLMRRNSFIYVFKSTQLVIIASITMTVFLRTEMAVDSTHANYYMGSLFYALLILLVDGFPELPMTVSRLAVFYKQKDLFFYPAWAYAIPSAILKVPLSFLEAFVWTALTYYVIGYSPEVGRFFRQFLLLLTVHLMSISMFRFIASLFQTVVASMTAGSLSIIVVLLFGGFVIPKSSMPAWLEWGFWISPLSYGEIGLTVNEFLSPRWEKNLSVNTTLGQQALESHGLNFDGYFYWISIAALTGFTVLFNVGFTLALTFLKSPGKSHALISYEKHSQLQGKKDSHSNLSRDQTPTGASPKTTLEPRKGRMILPFEPLTVTFHDMQYYVDTPLEMRRHGFMQKKLQLLSDITGAFRPGILTALMGVSGAGKTTLMDVLSGRKTSGTIEGEIRIGGHPKVQDTFARISGYCEQTDIHSPQITVEESVVYSAWLRLSSQIDSYTKAEFINEVLETIELDGIKDSLVGIPGVSGLSTEQRKRLTIAVELVANPSIIFMDEPTSGLDARAAAIVMRAVKNIVETGRTVVCTIHQPSIDIFEAFDELVLMKNGGHIIYFGSLGQHSSQVIEYFEIIPGVPAIKDNYNPATWMLEVTSKSAEAELGVDFAQIYRGSTLYEQNKELVKQLSSPSTGSRELHFPTRFPQTGWEQFKACLWKQHLSYWRSPSYNLMRFILLSASSLLFGILFWKRGEKINTQQDIFNVLGSMFTAVVFFGINNCSTVLPIVATERTVLYRERFAGMYSSWAYSLAQVLIEVPYLFTQAVLYVIITYPMIGLYWSAYKIFWSFYSMFCTLLYFNYLGMLLVSLTPNVQVASIVASSSYTMLNLFSGFIVPRPHIPKWWLWLYYLCPTSWALNGMLTSQYGDIDKEISAFGETTTVSAFLEDYFGFHHNLLGVVAVVLIIFPIVFASLFAYCIGKLNFQRR